The Lycium barbarum isolate Lr01 chromosome 12, ASM1917538v2, whole genome shotgun sequence genome includes a region encoding these proteins:
- the LOC132623546 gene encoding protein SET DOMAIN GROUP 40 yields the protein MDEAEALNLKSFLKWATELGISDTPSTSSDSCLGHSLFVSNFPEAGGRGLEAARDIRKGELILSVPKGALMTSQSLMMNDEVLSIAMKKHPTLSSTQILAVALLNEVNKGKSSRWWPYLKQFPRSYDTLADFGKFEIQALQIDDAIWAGQKASRKAEEEWNEANVLMHELKLKPQLLALKAWLWASGSISSRTMHIPWDEAGCLCPVGDFFNYTAPGEETSNSEDRVAGKAFSLQEDGPLKLETELAADHRLIDAGYEEDVSSYRFYARRIYRKGEQVLLSYGTYTNLELLQHYGFLLTDNPNDKAFIPLEPDMYSLCSWENELLYIQPDGKSSFALLSTVRFWAVPKTSRRSVVHQVYSGNLLSTENEVVAMRWLARKCRTILDILPTTAEEDCKLLAILDEFQDIHQIVEIKEMPPALASELCAFIKSKNVVSEGICAMSSIARRSIERWKLAILCRYHYKKILCNCIVHCTEIINDIISQRDSIQGNLH from the exons ATGGATGAAGCTGAAGCATTGAACCTGAAGAGCTTCTTGAAATGGGCAACAGAACTAGGAATCTCAGACACTCCTTCAACTTCATCAGATTCATGTTTGGGACATTCCCTTTTTGTCTCTAATTTCCCTGAAGCTGGAGG GAGAGGTTTAGAAGCAGCTCGTGATATTAGAAAAGGGGAATTGATACTTAGTGTTCCAAAGGGAGCATTAATGACTAGTCAAAGTCTTATGATGAATGATGAGGTGCTGTCCATTGCTATGAAGAAGCACCCTACTCTCTCATCTACTCAG ATATTGGCTGTTGCACTTTTAAATGAAGTGAACAAGGGGAAAAGTTCTCGGTGGTGGCCCTATCTAAAGCAGTTCCCCCGTAGCTATGACACACTTGCGGATTTTGGGAAATTCGAGATACAAGCGTTGCAA ATTGATGATGCCATCTGGGCTGGACAAAAGGCTTCTCGGAAGGCTGAAGAGGAGTGGAACGAAGCGAATGTGCTTATGCATGAACTCAAGCTCAAGCCACAACTCCTGGCTCTTAAGGCATGGCTCTGGGCCTCTGGTTCT ATATCCTCACGCACCATGCATATACCTTGGGATGAAGCTGGATGTTTATGCCCTGTGGGAGATTTCTTCAACTACACAGCACCTGGAGAGGAGACTTCTAATTCTGAAGATCGGGTTGCTGGAAAGGCCTTTTCTTTGCAGGAAGACGGTCCACTTAAATTGGAAACTGAATTGGCCGCTGACCATAGGCTAATAGATGCTGGATATGAGGAAGACGTTTCTTCATACCGTTTCTATGCTAGAAGAATTTACCGGAAAGGAGAACAG GTTCTTCTAAGCTATGGAACCTACACAAATTTGGAGCTTCTTCAACACTATGGATTTCTTCTGACTGACAACCCAAATGATAAGGCGTTTATacctttagaaccagatatgTATTCTCTCTGCTCATGGGAGAATGAGTTACTGTATATTCAGCCAGATGGGAAATCATCCTTTGCACTGCTATCAACAGTGCGATTCTGGGCAGTCCCTAAAACCAGTCGCAGGTCTGTTGTACACCAGGTTTATTCGGGAAACCTACTTTCAACAGAGAATGAAGTTGTTGCAATGAGATGGCTAGCGAGGAAATGCAGAACAATATTGGACATTCTTCCAACAACTGCTGAAGAAGACTGTAAGTTGCTCGCCATCCTTGATGAATTTCAAGATATACATCAAATTGTGGAGATTAAAGAGATGCCACCAGCACTTGCTAGTGAGCTTTGTGCTTTTATTAAAAGCAAGAATGTGGTCAGTGAAGGAATTTGTGCTATGTCAAGTATAGCTAGGAGGTCTATAGAGAGATGGAAACTAGCTATACTGTGCAGGTATCACTACAAAAAGATACTTTGCAATTGCATTGTACATTGTACTGAGATAATTAATGATATTATATCTCAAAGAGATTCAATACAGGGAAATCTTCATTGA